CCGACGACGCGCTGCACCCACGGGTGACTCGCAAATGCCGAAGCCACTTTGGCGGAGACCTGTTTGTCGAGCAGCGACATGTCCTTCATCGCGGTGTCCGAGTAGACCACGTCGACGATGTCGGCACGAACGTACTCCGGCGGTGAAGTCACCGAAATCTTTTGAGGGTCGATTCCGTGGTAATGCTTCGCAACATACTCGGCTCCCCAAGTTTGCCACGCAGCGTAGCCGGCGACCAACAGAATGGCGGGCCAAAGAATCGACAAAACCGCTGGTGCGGCGATCATGCCACGCACCCATCCCACCATGGTGGAAGGTTCTTCCACCGCCAGACCGCGTTTGCGGCGGATCAGGCGTGGACGTTTTTCGGATGGGGGCGACTCGGTCATCCGAGTACGGTTACCAAATTTGCAGATTCAACTGCAAGTCGATCCCGGTTTGCATCAAGACTTGTTCACGCACTCGTCCGATCAATTTCACACACTGGTCACTTGTCGCGTTTTCGTGGGCGATCAGATAATGCGGTTCGGCTGAATCCAACGACACATCGCCTTCGCGTATTCCGGCCAGCCCGGTGCTGTTGATCAATTCACACGCGGAAATGGAATCGGGATCGATGAAAGGCATCGCGATCCGATTGGATTCCGATGGACGGCGTTGTCCGCGATGAATCCAAAGTTTCTGCATCCGCTTGGTCAGCGCCGGGACATCTTTAGGCTCCAAGTTGAACGTCACGGACAGGACCACGGTTCCCATCAGCGTCGATTGACGGTGAGCGAATCCGGCTTCTTCCCCGGTGAGCGTTTTGCGTTTGCCTTCCTCGTCGATGATGTCGATCGATTCGACCACGGAACCAATGTCACGCCCTTCCGCCGAAACATTGCCGACGACGGCCGCACCGATGCTGCCGGGGATACCGACGAGGTGTTCGAGTCCACCGAGCCCTTCGCCGACCGTTTTGATCACTGCATGAGTCAGCTTGGCACCGGCACCGGCGATCAGTTTTTGACCTTGGATTTCCAAACCGCTCGTCGCCGGGGCGGACAACTTGATGACCAGGCCGTCAAATCCAGCCTCTCGGACGAGCACATTGCTGCCTTGGCCCAGCACGCGCAGGACCAGCTGTTTTTCACGTGCGACGGTGAACAGTTTTTCGATCTGATCGATCTCGACCGGTTCGGCTAAGAAACGAGCGGGGCCACCGATGCCCAACCACAACGTTTCACGCAGCGGTTGGTTTTCGCGAACCACGTGCAGCAGATCTTCGGGGAAAAATTCGGTGAGCGATTCAGAGGGAGCAGAAGACACGTCGTTCAT
The sequence above is a segment of the Rhodopirellula bahusiensis genome. Coding sequences within it:
- a CDS encoding UDP-N-acetylmuramate dehydrogenase, translating into MNDVSSAPSESLTEFFPEDLLHVVRENQPLRETLWLGIGGPARFLAEPVEIDQIEKLFTVAREKQLVLRVLGQGSNVLVREAGFDGLVIKLSAPATSGLEIQGQKLIAGAGAKLTHAVIKTVGEGLGGLEHLVGIPGSIGAAVVGNVSAEGRDIGSVVESIDIIDEEGKRKTLTGEEAGFAHRQSTLMGTVVLSVTFNLEPKDVPALTKRMQKLWIHRGQRRPSESNRIAMPFIDPDSISACELINSTGLAGIREGDVSLDSAEPHYLIAHENATSDQCVKLIGRVREQVLMQTGIDLQLNLQIW